A genome region from Marinobacter panjinensis includes the following:
- a CDS encoding nitrate reductase yields the protein MDSQKASNPSVHTTCPYCGVGCGVMANPDTRKPVAGDANHPANHGRLCVKGASLHETTGQEGRLLYPLVRGRKSDWDQALDEVAGAIRNSIETYGPQSVAFYLSGQLLTEDYYVANKLAKGFLRTANVDTNSRLCMSSAVAAHKRAFGADVVPGCYEDLELADLLVLAGSNAAWAHPVLYQRMKAAAQEGRRVVVIDPRRTATSELADLHLALRPGTDTVLFNGLLSWLFDQGGLDEPYIDAHCQAFDEALVSARAAAPDVGSVAEQCDLSREDVETFYRWFASTPRTVTGFSQGVNQSVAGTDKGNAIINCHLATGRVGKPGAGPFSLTGQPNAMGGREVGGLANTLAAHMDYDSPGARSRVAGFWGTSQVADGPGLKAVDMFEAVHRGDIRVIWIMGTNPAVSLPDSARVRVALARCPTVIVSDCVAHTDTSALADILLPAAGWGEKDGTVTNSERRISRQRRFLPLPAEVKPDWWIISAVAGKLGFGGAFDYGKPADIFREHAALSAHENRGERIFNLAGLVNLTDNDYDALEPVQWPVLTGSGVTDSTRLFADGRFVTDNHRARFVAINTVLPEQKTCDDYPMVVNTGRIRDQWHTMTRTANAPRLLAHRSEPFVEIHHHDMARLNLVEGHLARLTLNNEQFVGRVRQSDGQRPGEVFIPIHWNRQFASSGVATVLTESVTDPVSGQPEAKHGRAAIKPFRASWHGRLLVRRERPRRWASDYWCHVPLNHCDSWWVAGRQPITWLDAMNDWLGGTAHVVMSDPAQGCFRAARIVNGQLEAVFMVDKDPARIPDAGWLDDCFSEPTLSESSRRALLAARDVDVEDPGAIICSCFQVGEHQIGAAIAGGVGSVAALGEQLRCGTNCGSCIPELRHLIEASVSERA from the coding sequence GTGGATTCGCAGAAAGCCAGCAACCCATCTGTTCACACCACCTGCCCCTATTGCGGGGTCGGGTGTGGCGTTATGGCAAACCCTGACACCCGCAAGCCGGTAGCCGGAGACGCCAACCATCCCGCGAACCATGGACGATTGTGCGTCAAGGGTGCCAGTCTGCACGAGACCACCGGGCAGGAAGGGCGATTGCTGTATCCGCTGGTCAGGGGGCGCAAGTCTGACTGGGACCAGGCGCTTGACGAAGTGGCGGGCGCTATCCGCAACAGCATTGAAACTTATGGGCCGCAGTCTGTGGCCTTCTACCTGTCGGGCCAGTTGTTGACGGAAGACTATTACGTGGCCAATAAACTGGCCAAGGGCTTTCTGCGCACGGCCAATGTAGACACCAACTCCCGGCTTTGCATGTCGTCTGCGGTTGCGGCCCACAAGCGGGCGTTTGGTGCCGATGTGGTGCCCGGCTGTTATGAAGACCTGGAGCTGGCGGATCTGCTGGTGCTGGCGGGCAGTAATGCGGCCTGGGCACACCCGGTGCTATACCAACGCATGAAAGCCGCGGCCCAGGAAGGGCGCCGGGTAGTGGTCATCGACCCCCGCCGCACCGCAACCAGCGAGCTGGCGGACCTGCACCTGGCCCTGCGCCCCGGTACTGACACGGTATTGTTTAACGGCTTGTTGAGCTGGCTGTTTGATCAGGGTGGGCTGGACGAGCCCTATATTGATGCCCATTGCCAGGCATTCGATGAAGCTCTGGTGAGCGCGCGGGCTGCAGCCCCGGATGTCGGGTCAGTGGCCGAGCAGTGTGACCTGTCGAGGGAAGATGTGGAAACCTTCTATCGCTGGTTTGCATCGACGCCTCGCACGGTCACCGGCTTCTCCCAGGGGGTTAACCAGTCCGTCGCCGGCACCGACAAGGGCAATGCCATCATCAACTGCCACCTGGCCACCGGCCGTGTTGGCAAACCTGGTGCCGGGCCCTTTTCCCTGACTGGCCAACCCAACGCCATGGGTGGCCGGGAAGTGGGTGGTCTGGCCAACACACTGGCCGCCCACATGGACTACGACAGCCCCGGGGCAAGATCACGGGTGGCAGGGTTCTGGGGAACCAGCCAGGTGGCTGATGGTCCTGGCCTGAAGGCGGTGGACATGTTTGAAGCGGTTCACCGGGGCGATATCCGGGTGATCTGGATCATGGGCACCAACCCGGCGGTGAGCCTGCCGGATTCGGCACGGGTCCGGGTCGCTCTGGCACGTTGTCCGACGGTGATTGTGTCTGATTGCGTGGCCCATACCGATACCAGCGCCCTGGCGGACATCCTGCTTCCTGCCGCAGGCTGGGGTGAGAAAGACGGCACGGTAACCAACTCGGAACGGCGGATTTCCCGCCAGCGACGCTTCCTGCCCCTGCCAGCCGAGGTGAAACCGGACTGGTGGATAATCAGCGCGGTGGCGGGAAAGCTGGGCTTCGGAGGTGCCTTTGATTACGGCAAGCCTGCTGACATATTCCGCGAGCACGCCGCCCTGTCGGCCCATGAAAACCGTGGCGAGCGCATCTTCAATCTCGCCGGTCTGGTAAACCTGACTGACAATGACTACGACGCTCTGGAGCCGGTGCAATGGCCTGTACTGACGGGCTCTGGTGTCACCGACTCGACACGGCTTTTTGCGGACGGTCGTTTTGTTACCGACAACCATCGCGCCCGCTTCGTTGCCATCAACACCGTTCTGCCCGAACAGAAAACCTGTGACGACTACCCCATGGTGGTCAATACCGGTCGTATCCGGGACCAGTGGCACACCATGACCCGAACCGCCAATGCACCGCGATTACTGGCTCACCGTTCAGAGCCATTTGTTGAAATTCATCATCACGACATGGCCAGGCTGAACCTGGTGGAAGGCCATCTTGCAAGGCTGACCCTGAACAATGAACAATTCGTGGGGCGTGTGCGTCAGAGTGATGGACAGCGACCGGGGGAAGTCTTCATTCCCATCCACTGGAACCGCCAGTTTGCCTCCAGCGGCGTGGCTACCGTGTTGACCGAATCGGTAACGGATCCCGTCTCCGGCCAGCCCGAAGCTAAACACGGTCGCGCCGCCATAAAACCATTCCGTGCCAGCTGGCACGGCCGGCTACTGGTTCGACGTGAACGCCCCCGGCGCTGGGCGTCGGATTACTGGTGTCATGTACCGCTGAATCACTGTGACAGTTGGTGGGTCGCCGGCCGCCAGCCCATCACGTGGCTGGATGCGATGAATGACTGGCTTGGCGGGACGGCCCATGTGGTTATGTCCGACCCGGCACAGGGGTGCTTCCGTGCAGCCCGAATCGTCAATGGCCAGCTGGAGGCCGTGTTCATGGTGGATAAGGACCCCGCCAGAATTCCCGACGCAGGCTGGCTGGATGACTGTTTTTCCGAGCCGACGCTGTCGGAATCCAGCCGGCGAGCCCTGTTGGCGGCCCGGGATGTGGATGTGGAAGACCCGGGAGCCATCATATGCAGTTGTTTTCAGGTGGGTGAACACCAGATCGGAGCCGCCATTGCCGGTGGTGTTGGATCCGTGGCAGCGCTGGGAGAACAGCTTCGTTGCGGGACCAACTGCGGCTCCTGCATTCCGGAGCTGCGACACCTGATTGAGGCCTCAGTCAGCGAGCGCGCGTAA
- a CDS encoding Hcp family type VI secretion system effector — MPTPCYISIEGQTQGNITAGAFTSDSVGNIYVEGHEDEVLVQEFSHVVTVPTDPQSGQPSGQRVHKPFKFTSALNKATPLMYNALASGEMLPKVELKWYRTSVEGKQEHFFSTILEDATIIDIQCNMPHCQDAASADFTQLVTASLSYRKVTWEHAVAGTSGADDWRSPIEG; from the coding sequence ATGCCAACTCCTTGTTATATCAGCATCGAAGGCCAGACCCAGGGTAACATCACCGCCGGCGCATTCACGTCCGATTCCGTAGGCAACATCTACGTTGAAGGTCACGAAGACGAAGTGCTGGTTCAGGAATTCAGCCACGTTGTAACCGTTCCGACTGACCCCCAGTCCGGTCAGCCTTCCGGTCAGCGCGTTCACAAGCCGTTCAAGTTCACCTCTGCGCTGAACAAAGCCACACCGCTGATGTACAACGCACTGGCTTCCGGTGAAATGCTGCCGAAGGTAGAGCTGAAGTGGTACCGCACCTCCGTTGAGGGCAAGCAGGAGCACTTCTTCTCCACTATCCTGGAAGATGCCACCATCATCGACATCCAGTGCAACATGCCGCACTGCCAGGACGCCGCCAGCGCTGACTTCACCCAGCTGGTTACCGCTTCCCTGTCCTACCGCAAGGTCACCTGGGAGCACGCCGTTGCCGGCACTTCCGGTGCAGATGACTGGCGTTCGCCGATCGAAGGCTAA
- a CDS encoding energy transducer TonB, protein MGASKTVRSLLLIIAIVITATALVIATPERVPELTPLGDSAVNSAPALRISLAGPQKPKDPDTPETEVQEQPPEPEPEPEPEPEPEPEPEPEPEPEPEPEPEVVEPVAEANTTESENTSEEPTAKTAEEENPNQQVKLTAGDSSDVDSYLTELSRHLSRFYEYPRRARRLGQEGSPVLVFEFSRDGKLVQYFLRTSSEHSLLDYAALDMLEDAEPLPPVPDSMKGETFTYALPVRFRLR, encoded by the coding sequence ATGGGTGCCAGTAAAACCGTCCGCAGCCTGCTACTGATCATTGCCATTGTCATTACCGCCACAGCGCTGGTGATTGCTACGCCTGAACGGGTGCCCGAACTGACGCCACTGGGGGATTCGGCTGTCAATTCCGCTCCGGCACTGCGGATATCCCTGGCCGGGCCCCAGAAACCGAAGGATCCCGATACCCCCGAAACAGAGGTTCAGGAGCAACCGCCGGAACCTGAGCCAGAACCTGAGCCAGAACCTGAGCCAGAACCTGAGCCTGAGCCTGAGCCTGAGCCTGAGCCTGAGCCTGAGCCTGAAGTAGTGGAGCCGGTTGCCGAAGCCAACACAACGGAAAGTGAAAACACTTCAGAAGAGCCCACGGCAAAAACTGCCGAGGAAGAGAACCCCAATCAACAAGTGAAACTCACTGCCGGAGACTCCTCCGATGTAGACAGCTACCTCACCGAACTGAGCCGGCACCTCAGCCGGTTCTACGAATACCCGCGCCGCGCCCGCCGCCTGGGACAGGAGGGCTCTCCGGTTCTGGTGTTCGAATTCAGCCGCGACGGCAAACTGGTGCAGTATTTCCTGCGCACGTCCTCGGAGCACTCACTGCTGGATTACGCTGCTCTGGACATGCTTGAGGATGCCGAACCTCTGCCCCCGGTGCCGGACTCCATGAAAGGCGAGACCTTTACCTACGCCCTGCCGGTAAGATTCCGTCTGCGCTGA
- a CDS encoding ExbD/TolR family protein: MSDLVPPPVTSGKSLMERLEDALLPLINLVFLLLMFFIVAGQLSDTPLPDLPGTGDQAGNERPHADLVVTAAGEWQVEGQTVEANDFPDALPAPDEESPLKIAAEQDIAMTDLEILLRVLEDNGYGEVILLTEPAN; the protein is encoded by the coding sequence ATGAGCGATCTGGTACCACCGCCGGTCACCTCCGGCAAGTCCCTTATGGAGCGCCTGGAAGATGCCCTGCTGCCCCTCATCAACCTGGTGTTCCTGCTGCTGATGTTTTTTATCGTGGCAGGCCAGTTGTCGGATACGCCGTTACCGGATCTTCCCGGCACCGGGGATCAGGCAGGCAATGAGCGGCCCCACGCGGACCTGGTCGTTACCGCAGCCGGGGAGTGGCAGGTAGAGGGGCAAACCGTTGAGGCGAACGACTTTCCAGACGCGCTACCGGCTCCGGATGAAGAGTCCCCCCTTAAAATAGCGGCCGAACAGGACATTGCCATGACAGACCTGGAAATCCTGCTTCGCGTGCTTGAGGACAACGGCTACGGGGAAGTCATCCTGCTGACGGAGCCTGCCAACTGA
- a CDS encoding ExbD/TolR family protein, which translates to MQLVEPRPARPVPIRITPLIDVVFILLVFFMLTSRLLPVSFMELSNSTGDTSPVTGEPVPEVTVQRDGKAQWKGETWTVEALVSELRASGVNEINLATASATRLTDFTTAYSRLSDSGITTHWKRTPQPAEQP; encoded by the coding sequence ATGCAACTGGTTGAACCAAGACCGGCACGGCCGGTTCCCATCCGCATTACCCCATTGATTGATGTGGTTTTTATCCTGCTGGTGTTCTTCATGCTCACCAGCCGCCTGCTGCCCGTGAGCTTCATGGAGCTGAGCAACAGCACCGGCGATACCAGCCCGGTCACCGGAGAACCCGTGCCCGAAGTAACGGTACAGCGGGATGGCAAAGCTCAGTGGAAAGGGGAAACCTGGACAGTTGAGGCGCTTGTCAGCGAACTGAGAGCCAGCGGTGTGAATGAGATCAATCTGGCCACTGCATCCGCCACTCGCCTGACGGATTTCACCACCGCCTACAGCCGGTTATCCGACAGCGGCATCACCACCCACTGGAAGCGTACACCGCAGCCCGCGGAGCAACCATGA
- a CDS encoding MotA/TolQ/ExbB proton channel family protein: MSDPLLTDATGLSAGPVSQLMEMGGPVMMVLLAIAVAGLVTFVYLMLFGTFFAPRFTAKLKKAITVWQQKPGSEVPGQLQRNAGRYRRLNPLHGLVVDTMNARLKGTDPQHIRETVARDAHHALEPFEAPLKIIEVIAALAPLLGLLGTVMGMMEAFSAMAATEGRANASQLSGGIYEALTTTAAGLVIAIPFAALAAWIEFRLRRIQKTINSALVSVLSVPLGAPESYEVTENAEPGTDTTHASRRFANYSGTGQQGRLANATG, translated from the coding sequence ATGTCAGACCCCCTGCTCACCGACGCCACCGGACTCAGTGCCGGCCCGGTCAGTCAGCTGATGGAAATGGGCGGCCCTGTAATGATGGTGCTGCTGGCAATTGCAGTTGCGGGCCTGGTGACCTTCGTTTACCTCATGTTATTCGGGACTTTTTTTGCCCCCAGATTCACCGCAAAACTTAAAAAGGCCATTACGGTTTGGCAACAAAAGCCCGGCAGTGAAGTGCCCGGTCAGCTGCAGCGCAACGCCGGCCGCTACCGCCGTCTGAACCCGCTGCATGGTCTGGTTGTTGATACCATGAACGCCCGCCTGAAAGGCACCGACCCACAGCATATCCGGGAAACCGTCGCCAGGGACGCCCACCACGCCCTGGAGCCTTTTGAGGCGCCACTGAAAATCATTGAGGTGATCGCTGCACTGGCACCGCTACTGGGACTGCTGGGCACGGTAATGGGCATGATGGAAGCGTTCAGCGCCATGGCCGCCACCGAAGGCCGGGCCAATGCGTCCCAGTTGAGCGGAGGCATATACGAAGCCCTGACCACCACCGCAGCGGGCCTGGTGATTGCCATTCCGTTTGCCGCTCTGGCAGCCTGGATAGAATTCCGTCTTCGGCGGATCCAGAAAACCATCAACAGTGCGCTCGTCAGCGTATTATCCGTGCCACTGGGAGCGCCCGAAAGCTACGAAGTCACGGAGAACGCAGAACCTGGGACAGACACCACGCATGCTTCCCGTCGTTTTGCCAATTATTCCGGAACCGGACAGCAGGGCCGCCTGGCCAATGCAACTGGTTGA